One genomic segment of Candidatus Saccharimonadales bacterium includes these proteins:
- a CDS encoding LPXTG cell wall anchor domain-containing protein — translation MKLSPYTAATYNCNAYGAGTYSNGATCSTGANTSGGLANTGVDFWIPLVLGAVLLIGGIFLLIRRMVRSAK, via the coding sequence ATGAAACTATCACCATATACGGCAGCAACTTACAACTGTAATGCGTATGGTGCTGGCACATATAGTAATGGCGCGACATGTTCAACCGGCGCCAACACATCCGGAGGACTCGCGAATACTGGTGTCGATTTCTGGATTCCGCTAGTCCTAGGTGCTGTCCTGCTCATCGGAGGTATTTTTCTTCTGATTCGCCGTATGGTTCGTAGCGCTAAATAG
- the tatA gene encoding twin-arginine translocase TatA/TatE family subunit: protein MSSVTYFGEILGLGTPELIIILAIILLLFGGSKLPQLSRSIGTSIKELRKGVSDGSKEEKKTSVPTKDTNNQA, encoded by the coding sequence ATGTCATCAGTTACATATTTTGGGGAGATTCTAGGATTAGGCACGCCAGAGCTAATCATTATCCTAGCAATTATTTTGTTGCTTTTCGGTGGAAGCAAATTACCGCAACTATCGCGAAGTATTGGTACGTCAATCAAAGAGTTGCGAAAGGGTGTGAGTGATGGCTCTAAGGAAGAAAAGAAGACATCAGTCCCAACCAAAGATACAAACAACCAAGCCTAA